A single genomic interval of Tsukamurella paurometabola harbors:
- a CDS encoding M13 family metallopeptidase: MQTGDAQSSTHPPRPDRDPFGAPSGGLDRRRFLAGFGLLAGSAVLAACGVSSPGGGASSSSARPARPLTGPDMSGAAPGVRVQDDLFRHVNGAWADGYRIPADKASFNTFTELSDRALDQLKAIIEGIKDPRTRSDEAKIRDVYDSFMDTARIDRDGADPIKPDLDAIDKAADKDALLDVIGAHEKQGVSGLVGFYVDTDQKDSSKYVLSLMQSGIGLPDEAYYRDPKYAEIRDKYRAYLEKSASLAGLPDAAGVAARVLAFETSVAKGHWDRVRSRDATATYNPYPWAELSKLAPGYDWDRWAKAVGIKADDAKNVVVSQPSFLTAAAKLWQDTDLGTLKDHARIQVIRAYAAYLAEPFATANFDFYSKTLSGVEQQRDRWKRGVAVVEGALGEALGKLYVKKHFPADAKHQAEQLVNNLRSAYRASFEDLDWMTPATRRAAAAKLEKIRTKIGYPEQWRDYGGLKTDAKSIVANVRASGEFENAYQLAKLAKPVDKGEWLMTPQTVNAYYNPGMNEIVFPAAILQAPFFSPDAQAAVNYGGIGAVIGHEIGHAFDDQGAKYDGDGNLKDWWEPADRAEFDKRTKALIAQYDALVPAGLPPTNKVNGGLTVGENLADLGGLSIAIAAYRIAVANRDAGTEDAAQASAAPSAEASAAPSAGVAADPDLTPLFLSWGRIWRNKAREASAIQSLATDPHAPNEFRANQVVKNVSAFVETFGVKPGDKEWLEPQDRVTVW, encoded by the coding sequence ATGCAGACCGGTGATGCGCAATCGTCCACCCATCCGCCCCGCCCGGACCGCGACCCGTTCGGCGCACCGTCGGGCGGGCTCGACCGCCGGCGGTTCCTCGCCGGCTTCGGCCTGCTCGCGGGCTCCGCGGTGCTCGCGGCGTGCGGCGTGTCCTCGCCTGGCGGCGGAGCCTCGAGCTCCTCGGCTCGTCCCGCGCGGCCCCTGACGGGGCCCGACATGAGCGGCGCGGCCCCCGGCGTGCGCGTCCAGGACGACCTGTTCCGACATGTCAACGGTGCATGGGCCGACGGCTATCGGATTCCCGCGGACAAGGCCTCGTTCAACACCTTCACCGAGCTGTCCGACCGGGCCCTCGACCAGCTCAAGGCGATCATCGAGGGAATCAAGGATCCGCGCACCCGCAGCGACGAGGCGAAGATCCGCGACGTCTACGACTCCTTCATGGACACGGCACGGATCGATCGGGACGGCGCCGACCCGATCAAGCCCGATCTGGACGCGATCGACAAGGCGGCCGACAAGGACGCACTTCTCGACGTGATCGGAGCGCACGAGAAGCAGGGCGTCAGCGGGTTGGTGGGCTTCTACGTCGACACCGACCAGAAGGATTCGTCGAAGTACGTGCTCAGCCTGATGCAGTCGGGCATCGGCCTTCCCGACGAGGCCTACTACCGCGACCCGAAGTACGCCGAGATCCGCGACAAGTACCGGGCGTACCTGGAGAAGTCGGCCTCCCTCGCCGGGCTGCCCGACGCGGCGGGCGTCGCGGCCCGGGTGCTCGCCTTCGAGACCTCCGTGGCCAAGGGGCACTGGGATCGGGTCCGCTCGCGCGACGCCACGGCCACGTACAACCCGTACCCCTGGGCCGAGCTGTCGAAGCTCGCGCCCGGCTACGACTGGGACCGCTGGGCGAAGGCCGTGGGCATCAAGGCCGACGACGCGAAGAACGTCGTGGTCTCGCAGCCGAGCTTCCTCACCGCCGCGGCGAAGCTGTGGCAGGACACCGACCTGGGCACCCTCAAGGATCACGCCCGGATCCAGGTGATCCGCGCGTACGCGGCGTACCTCGCGGAGCCGTTCGCCACGGCCAACTTCGACTTCTACTCGAAGACGCTCAGCGGCGTCGAGCAGCAGCGCGACCGGTGGAAGCGCGGCGTCGCCGTGGTCGAGGGAGCCCTCGGCGAGGCGCTCGGGAAGCTGTACGTCAAGAAGCACTTCCCGGCGGATGCCAAGCACCAGGCGGAGCAGTTGGTGAACAACCTGCGCAGTGCGTACCGCGCCTCCTTCGAGGACCTCGACTGGATGACCCCGGCCACCCGGCGCGCCGCGGCGGCCAAGCTCGAGAAGATCCGTACGAAGATCGGGTACCCCGAGCAGTGGCGGGACTACGGCGGCCTCAAGACCGACGCGAAGTCGATCGTCGCCAACGTCCGCGCGTCCGGCGAGTTCGAGAACGCCTACCAACTCGCGAAGCTCGCGAAGCCGGTCGACAAGGGTGAGTGGCTCATGACGCCGCAGACCGTGAACGCCTACTACAACCCGGGGATGAACGAGATCGTCTTCCCCGCGGCGATCCTGCAGGCGCCGTTCTTCTCGCCCGACGCGCAGGCCGCGGTGAACTACGGCGGCATCGGCGCGGTCATCGGGCACGAGATCGGCCACGCCTTCGACGACCAGGGCGCCAAGTACGACGGTGACGGCAATCTCAAGGACTGGTGGGAGCCGGCCGATCGCGCCGAGTTCGACAAGCGCACCAAGGCGCTCATCGCGCAGTACGACGCGCTGGTCCCCGCCGGGTTGCCCCCGACGAACAAGGTGAACGGTGGGCTGACCGTGGGGGAGAACCTCGCCGACCTCGGCGGGCTGTCCATCGCCATCGCCGCCTACCGGATCGCCGTCGCGAACCGCGACGCCGGCACCGAGGACGCCGCGCAGGCGAGCGCCGCACCGTCGGCGGAGGCGAGCGCCGCGCCGAGCGCCGGGGTGGCGGCGGACCCGGACCTGACGCCGTTGTTCCTGAGCTGGGGCAGGATCTGGCGGAACAAGGCGCGCGAGGCCTCCGCGATCCAGTCCCTCGCGACGGATCCGCACGCGCCGAACGAGTTCCGCGCGAACCAGGTGGTGAAGAACGTCAGCGCGTTCGTCGAGACGTTCGGCGTCAAGCCCGGCGACAAGGAATGGCTGGAGCCGCAGGACCGCGTCACGGTGTGGTGA
- a CDS encoding acyl-CoA dehydrogenase family protein: MRRTVYTADHEAFRETLRAFIEAEVVPHYDEWYANGIVPKDFYPKLGELGVFGIEVPEEYGGAGIESFKYQAVISEELARAGVSFGGSSVHIALCLPYLTGLATDEQKQRWLPGMAAGELMFAIAMTEPGTGSDLAGMKTTAKLSEDGSHYVLNGAKTFITGGVNADRVIVCARTAPSTPEDRRHGISLFVVDTTLDGYSVGRKLDKIGLRTSDTAELSFTDVKVPAEDLLGEENKGFSYLGQNLPQERLSIAVGAYSQAAAAVRFAQAYTQDRTIFGKSVASFQNSKFELAACKAKVDAMESSVDRGLELHDAGQLTAADAASLKLFCTEAASDVIDRCLQLHGGYGYINEYPIARLYADNRVNRIYGGTSEVMKTIIAKDMGL; encoded by the coding sequence ATGCGTCGCACCGTCTACACCGCCGATCACGAGGCCTTCCGCGAGACCCTCCGCGCCTTCATCGAGGCGGAGGTGGTGCCGCACTACGACGAGTGGTACGCGAACGGCATCGTTCCCAAGGACTTCTACCCCAAGCTCGGCGAGCTCGGAGTCTTCGGCATCGAGGTGCCCGAGGAGTACGGGGGCGCAGGCATCGAGTCCTTCAAGTACCAGGCCGTCATCAGCGAGGAACTGGCCCGCGCCGGCGTCTCCTTCGGCGGCTCCAGCGTGCACATCGCCCTCTGCCTGCCCTACCTGACGGGCCTCGCCACCGACGAGCAGAAGCAGCGCTGGCTGCCCGGCATGGCCGCCGGCGAGCTGATGTTCGCCATCGCGATGACCGAGCCCGGCACCGGCTCCGACCTCGCCGGCATGAAGACCACCGCGAAGCTCTCCGAGGACGGCAGCCACTACGTGCTCAACGGCGCGAAGACGTTCATCACCGGCGGTGTCAACGCCGACCGCGTGATCGTCTGCGCGCGAACGGCCCCGTCGACCCCCGAGGACCGCCGCCACGGCATCTCACTGTTCGTCGTCGACACCACGCTCGACGGCTACTCCGTCGGCCGCAAGCTCGACAAGATCGGCCTGCGCACCTCCGACACCGCCGAGCTCTCCTTCACCGACGTCAAGGTGCCCGCCGAGGACCTGCTCGGCGAGGAGAACAAGGGCTTCTCCTACCTCGGCCAGAACCTCCCGCAGGAGCGCCTGTCGATCGCCGTCGGCGCGTACTCGCAGGCCGCCGCCGCGGTGCGGTTCGCACAGGCCTACACCCAGGACCGCACCATCTTCGGCAAGTCCGTCGCGTCGTTCCAGAACAGCAAGTTCGAGCTCGCCGCGTGCAAGGCGAAGGTCGACGCGATGGAGTCGAGCGTGGACCGCGGCCTCGAGCTGCACGACGCGGGCCAGCTGACCGCCGCCGACGCGGCCTCGCTCAAGCTGTTCTGCACCGAGGCCGCCTCCGACGTGATCGACCGCTGCCTGCAGTTGCACGGCGGCTACGGCTACATCAACGAGTACCCGATCGCCCGCCTCTACGCCGACAACCGCGTCAACCGCATCTACGGCGGCACGTCCGAGGTGATGAAGACCATCATCGCCAAGGACATGGGCCTGTAG
- a CDS encoding sodium:solute symporter family protein, whose translation MALMLTMLGAFYACIIAILYITQRTSKPSFDEYAVGGRSYGPWYVAMCYVNSWWPGAVFIVFFGLAAGPGVFGFYGLAYSTLGVAAMYFMATRAWRWGARYDLRSQPQLMGVRFRSRGVKVMASAIGIVSVFPWVVLGMQALGEIFRVASDGAWSVTTCLVVGLVTIVVRQYWTVKMGMRGLIMTDMFQGIVAYGFSAVVCLILLSGIAGSPVSFGTLAHLADSALRVPGDGDGYGSWYLFSLIFTGVIGSLCWPMSFQRIYTASGVRAVKAGTIRTILISGVFYTLLMLVGLAATTLPAVHDAPQVGWFTLLGDWGGTWLLGLAVTMVFAASMGHIDGSVQVCGLQIANDLVDRPGRPLTDRQLTAVAKGSMVLYMAFAAVVAFFTFDMPRLQLLAQLSYQSIVQLAVPLFLGIFWRGGNKYGALAGMATGFLTALALTVMYPDDIPALGSLTGGVVGLAVNLLVFLVVSAATGQSAEERRYVDEMFAVAAAPVRRPQPRPEPRPEPGPAVPEVADA comes from the coding sequence ATGGCCCTCATGCTCACCATGCTCGGCGCCTTCTACGCCTGCATCATTGCGATCCTGTACATCACTCAGCGTACCTCGAAGCCGAGCTTCGACGAGTACGCGGTTGGCGGCCGCAGCTACGGCCCCTGGTACGTGGCGATGTGCTACGTCAACTCCTGGTGGCCCGGCGCGGTCTTCATCGTGTTCTTCGGTCTGGCCGCGGGCCCCGGCGTATTCGGGTTCTACGGACTCGCCTACTCCACGCTCGGCGTTGCGGCCATGTACTTCATGGCCACCCGAGCCTGGCGCTGGGGCGCGCGGTACGACCTGCGCAGCCAGCCGCAACTGATGGGCGTCCGGTTCCGCTCCCGCGGCGTAAAGGTGATGGCCAGCGCAATCGGCATCGTCTCGGTGTTCCCCTGGGTGGTCCTCGGGATGCAGGCCCTGGGCGAGATCTTCCGGGTGGCCAGCGACGGTGCGTGGTCGGTTACAACATGCCTGGTCGTAGGCCTGGTCACGATCGTGGTGCGCCAGTACTGGACCGTCAAAATGGGCATGCGGGGTCTGATCATGACGGACATGTTCCAGGGCATCGTGGCGTACGGGTTCTCCGCGGTGGTGTGCCTGATCCTGCTCAGCGGGATCGCCGGGAGCCCGGTCAGTTTCGGCACGCTCGCGCATCTCGCGGATTCGGCACTCCGCGTTCCCGGCGACGGCGACGGGTACGGCTCCTGGTACCTGTTCAGCCTCATCTTCACGGGCGTCATCGGCTCCCTGTGCTGGCCGATGAGCTTCCAACGCATCTACACCGCGTCCGGGGTGCGGGCGGTGAAGGCCGGCACCATCCGCACGATCCTGATCTCGGGCGTGTTCTACACGCTGCTCATGCTGGTCGGTCTCGCCGCCACCACGTTGCCCGCGGTCCATGACGCGCCCCAGGTCGGGTGGTTCACGCTGCTCGGCGACTGGGGCGGGACGTGGCTGCTGGGCCTGGCCGTGACGATGGTGTTCGCCGCGTCGATGGGGCACATCGACGGCAGTGTCCAGGTGTGCGGGCTGCAGATCGCCAACGACCTCGTCGACCGTCCGGGGCGGCCGCTGACCGATCGCCAGCTCACCGCGGTCGCCAAGGGCAGCATGGTGCTCTACATGGCGTTCGCTGCGGTCGTGGCGTTCTTCACCTTCGACATGCCCCGGCTGCAACTGCTCGCGCAACTGTCGTACCAGTCGATCGTGCAGCTCGCCGTGCCGCTGTTCCTCGGGATCTTCTGGCGCGGAGGCAACAAGTACGGTGCGCTGGCCGGGATGGCGACCGGCTTCCTCACGGCGCTCGCCCTGACCGTGATGTACCCCGACGACATCCCCGCGCTGGGATCGCTCACCGGTGGCGTGGTCGGCCTCGCCGTGAACCTCCTCGTGTTCCTGGTGGTCTCCGCCGCCACAGGACAGTCCGCGGAGGAACGCCGGTACGTCGACGAGATGTTCGCCGTCGCGGCCGCCCCGGTGCGCCGCCCGCAGCCCCGCCCGGAGCCCCGCCCGGAGCCGGGTCCGGCTGTCCCGGAGGTGGCCGATGCCTGA
- a CDS encoding GntR family transcriptional regulator: MTLADETVVTLRRLADDIEGRGGTKLPPEREIAQRLGVSRATVRRAIDLLVREGRIRRVVGRTGGAYLVRSSGAEVTGFELPSGRRLARDLNTVRGVPEMLNLQGFVEGTRVVDARLVPANGAVARALEVDSETEVLSLLRVRFADADTLSLDHAYVTLGRKMIGCDFSTSLYATLQDRFGVPIVATDEIIDTVGANERTGRLLGVPLEAPLLRLERVGYDAHDRPTEYSIDLFRADRTRLRVRTTSSDTEPSSRVRFGYADR, translated from the coding sequence GTGACGCTGGCGGACGAGACGGTAGTGACTTTGCGCCGACTCGCGGATGACATCGAGGGGCGCGGCGGTACCAAGCTGCCGCCGGAACGAGAGATCGCTCAGCGGCTAGGGGTCTCGAGAGCAACTGTGCGGCGAGCGATTGATTTGCTCGTCCGCGAGGGGCGCATCAGACGGGTGGTCGGTCGCACGGGAGGGGCCTACCTGGTGCGTAGTTCGGGGGCGGAGGTAACCGGATTCGAACTCCCGTCGGGACGACGGCTGGCACGCGACCTCAATACGGTGCGCGGGGTACCGGAGATGCTGAACCTGCAGGGGTTCGTCGAGGGGACGAGGGTAGTCGACGCTCGCCTCGTTCCGGCGAACGGAGCCGTCGCGCGTGCACTGGAAGTCGACTCCGAAACCGAAGTGCTTTCTCTGTTGCGCGTGCGGTTCGCTGATGCCGACACACTGTCGCTCGACCATGCGTACGTGACGTTGGGCAGGAAGATGATCGGTTGCGACTTCTCGACTTCGCTCTACGCAACTTTGCAGGACCGCTTTGGTGTTCCGATCGTGGCCACCGACGAGATCATCGATACGGTCGGGGCGAATGAACGCACCGGACGATTGCTCGGCGTCCCTCTTGAGGCACCGCTTCTGAGGCTGGAGCGCGTTGGCTACGACGCGCACGACAGACCGACCGAGTACTCGATCGACCTGTTCCGCGCAGATCGCACACGGCTACGTGTCCGAACGACGTCATCCGACACTGAGCCATCCTCACGGGTTAGATTCGGGTATGCAGACCGGTGA
- a CDS encoding inositol monophosphatase family protein, translating to MQTITDDVGSAVADPVLDILRSAGEISRSWFDRGRLDVETKADGSPVTRADRETEASVRDALAALYPDDGIVGEEFGTVEGTSGDRWIIDPIDGTKSFVHGVPLYANLLAHEVQGRIVFGAINLPSLGILVHAERGRGCFRNGRPVHVSDRTDLAGAHVMATWLEDWSPAVIARLHDRGAVLRTWGDAFGYALVAAGDVDALVDYTAQTYDLAPMPVIITEAGGRFTDLRGDDRFDSGHGIATNGHIHSDVLRLVNEGIS from the coding sequence ATGCAGACGATCACTGACGATGTCGGATCCGCCGTCGCCGACCCCGTGCTCGACATCCTCCGCAGCGCCGGGGAGATCTCGCGATCGTGGTTCGACCGAGGGCGCCTGGACGTCGAGACCAAAGCCGACGGATCGCCCGTGACCCGGGCCGACCGCGAGACCGAGGCGTCCGTTCGCGATGCTCTCGCCGCGCTGTACCCCGACGACGGCATCGTCGGCGAGGAGTTCGGCACCGTCGAGGGCACATCCGGCGACCGGTGGATCATCGACCCGATCGACGGCACGAAATCGTTCGTACACGGAGTTCCCCTTTACGCGAACCTGCTCGCCCACGAGGTGCAGGGCCGCATCGTCTTCGGCGCCATCAACCTCCCCAGCCTCGGAATCCTGGTCCACGCCGAGCGCGGGCGCGGCTGCTTCCGCAACGGCCGGCCCGTGCACGTCTCCGACCGGACCGACTTGGCCGGCGCCCACGTGATGGCCACCTGGCTCGAGGACTGGTCCCCCGCGGTCATCGCGCGCCTGCATGACCGTGGCGCGGTTCTGCGCACCTGGGGCGACGCGTTCGGATACGCCCTCGTCGCGGCGGGCGACGTGGATGCGCTAGTCGACTACACAGCGCAGACCTACGACCTCGCGCCGATGCCCGTGATCATCACCGAAGCGGGCGGCCGCTTCACCGATCTCCGCGGCGATGACCGGTTCGATTCGGGCCACGGCATCGCCACGAACGGACACATCCACAGCGATGTGCTCCGCCTCGTCAACGAAGGAATTTCCTGA
- a CDS encoding TetR family transcriptional regulator has protein sequence MTEPEAPSRADATRARLLAAAAEAFAERGFHGTTTRDIAAAAGMSPAAVYVHYKSKEQLLHQLSRVGHQRIIDAIDAVDDASDSPAARLAATMRAFTTHHASSHTSVRVVNYELDALTEEHRSEIGGLRREITRRVRAIVDAGVADGSFDTPDPRMATIAVLSSGIDIGRWYHDGGEITPDRIGDFYADLALRTVGARATEPQK, from the coding sequence ATGACCGAACCCGAAGCACCGTCCCGCGCGGACGCCACTCGCGCGCGGCTGCTCGCAGCGGCCGCGGAGGCCTTCGCCGAACGCGGCTTCCACGGCACCACCACCCGCGACATAGCCGCCGCGGCCGGGATGAGCCCCGCCGCCGTGTACGTGCACTACAAGTCCAAGGAACAACTGCTGCACCAGCTCTCGCGCGTCGGGCATCAGCGCATCATCGACGCGATCGACGCCGTGGACGACGCCTCCGACTCCCCCGCCGCGCGGCTCGCCGCCACGATGCGGGCGTTCACGACGCATCACGCCTCGTCGCACACGAGCGTGCGCGTCGTGAACTACGAGCTGGACGCCCTCACCGAGGAGCACCGGTCCGAGATCGGCGGCCTGCGCCGCGAGATCACCCGGCGCGTGCGCGCGATCGTCGACGCGGGCGTCGCCGACGGCTCCTTCGACACGCCCGATCCACGGATGGCGACGATCGCGGTGCTCTCCAGCGGCATCGACATCGGCCGCTGGTACCACGACGGCGGCGAGATCACCCCCGATCGCATCGGCGACTTCTACGCCGACCTGGCACTGCGCACCGTCGGGGCGCGTGCCACCGAACCCCAGAAGTAG
- a CDS encoding rhomboid-like protein has translation MDLLIGLIGVALLWAAVAHVRRAGPGSEWMLRWARYARAWVVASPVAAVLWLVVTINAVMLLGLPDRLADEVLQVHSTNLDRFATHPLQALITSALWIEPVDIVFATLMTVLVLGPAERWLGHIGMPLIYFAGSATASLISVLSANRLLAHGIITDDLDLRGMIDVGVSYGSLCVLGLLVYRIPSWRWRLVAMLALPVLVRLTLPFFGMYSTLGHLRAVLLGYLLWPVTRIPSVRRRAADWTWRFHPAGPDEPGGRTVTTP, from the coding sequence ATGGACCTGCTGATCGGCCTGATCGGGGTCGCGCTGCTCTGGGCCGCCGTCGCTCACGTCCGCCGCGCCGGGCCGGGATCGGAGTGGATGCTCCGGTGGGCCCGGTACGCGCGGGCGTGGGTGGTCGCGAGCCCGGTGGCCGCGGTGCTGTGGCTGGTGGTGACGATCAACGCGGTGATGCTGCTGGGCCTGCCGGACCGTCTCGCCGACGAGGTCCTGCAGGTGCACAGCACCAACCTCGACCGGTTCGCCACGCACCCCTTGCAGGCGCTCATCACCTCGGCGCTGTGGATCGAGCCCGTCGACATCGTCTTCGCGACGCTGATGACCGTGCTCGTGCTCGGGCCCGCCGAACGATGGCTGGGGCACATCGGGATGCCGCTGATCTACTTCGCCGGCAGCGCAACCGCGTCGCTGATCTCGGTGCTGTCGGCGAACCGCCTCCTGGCGCACGGGATCATCACCGACGATCTCGACCTGCGCGGCATGATCGATGTCGGCGTCAGCTACGGCAGCCTGTGCGTGCTCGGACTGCTCGTCTACCGCATACCGTCGTGGCGCTGGCGGCTCGTCGCGATGCTGGCTCTGCCGGTGCTGGTGCGGCTCACGTTGCCCTTCTTCGGCATGTACTCGACGCTCGGGCACCTGCGGGCGGTGCTGCTCGGCTACCTGCTGTGGCCGGTCACCCGCATCCCCTCCGTCCGCCGCCGCGCCGCGGACTGGACGTGGCGGTTCCACCCCGCCGGGCCCGACGAGCCCGGCGGGAGGACCGTCACCACACCGTGA